A genomic region of Caulobacter sp. NIBR2454 contains the following coding sequences:
- a CDS encoding class II aldolase/adducin family protein, translating to MADGAVAGITSLKGRVSDAEWKARVDLAALYRLAALHGWDDMIFTHISARVPGPEHHFLINPYGMFFGEMTASCLVKVDLEGNIVQETTGFINPAGFTIHSAIHAAREDANFVIHLHTDAGTAVSAHAEGLLPLTQHCLITLPQLAYHDYEGIALNLEERERIVADLGDKRVMLLRNHGTLAVGSTAAEAWLGIFFLERSCAQQVMALSIGRQNVLLAPEAAQAEVRSQVGAGMGMMGGLAWPGCLRQLDRELPGYDA from the coding sequence ATGGCCGATGGAGCCGTCGCGGGGATCACCTCGCTCAAGGGACGCGTAAGCGACGCGGAGTGGAAGGCGCGGGTTGATCTGGCCGCGCTGTACCGCCTGGCCGCGCTTCATGGGTGGGACGACATGATCTTCACCCACATCTCGGCGCGGGTGCCGGGACCCGAGCATCATTTCCTGATCAATCCCTACGGCATGTTCTTTGGCGAGATGACCGCTTCGTGCCTGGTGAAGGTCGACCTGGAGGGCAACATCGTCCAGGAGACGACCGGCTTCATCAATCCGGCGGGCTTCACGATCCACTCGGCGATCCACGCCGCGCGGGAGGACGCCAACTTCGTCATCCACCTGCATACGGATGCGGGTACGGCCGTTTCGGCCCATGCCGAAGGCCTGCTGCCGCTGACGCAGCACTGCCTGATCACCCTGCCGCAGCTGGCCTATCACGATTATGAGGGCATCGCCCTGAACCTGGAGGAGCGCGAGCGCATCGTCGCCGACTTGGGGGACAAGCGGGTGATGCTGCTGCGCAATCACGGCACGCTGGCGGTCGGATCGACGGCCGCCGAGGCGTGGCTGGGCATCTTCTTCCTGGAGCGGTCCTGCGCCCAGCAGGTCATGGCCCTGAGCATCGGCCGTCAGAACGTGCTGCTGGCGCCGGAGGCGGCCCAGGCCGAGGTCCGCAGCCAGGTCGGCGCCGGAATGGGCATGATGGGCGGTCTGGCTTGGCCGGGCTGCTTGCGCCAACTGGATCGGGAGCTTCCTGGCTACGACGCCTGA
- a CDS encoding DUF2336 domain-containing protein produces MTQAAQTDKLLSMAKSRDPAERERLLRGIADLCDSAATSGATTAPAIQELLDSIFMSLVMQAERDIRARLSDRISEAAWGPAALVRMLAEDEIDIARPIIAASPVLKDQDLLRLLVEATIEHQIEVARRPKIGSEVVEAILNKGEPLVLAALAGNDSADLSDAAMDRLVDFAKRVAGVRSPLARHPSLSAELAERLYQWVGQSLRAALAARFRLDPAKLDEAIARSIQDAHTGSSTTLPLREDDRDIMDRILIEKLHAAGQLRPGYLVRTLKEGQLELFVLALAVLGGFEPDHIQRSIDGERPELLALACAAVGIDRSVFPTVLDLVRRLNGGRPGGGAEGARRAIGAFGPFHAEIAGVAFRKAAARA; encoded by the coding sequence GTGACCCAAGCCGCCCAGACCGACAAACTTCTGTCGATGGCCAAGAGCCGCGACCCAGCAGAGCGCGAGCGACTGCTGCGTGGCATCGCGGATCTGTGCGACAGCGCCGCGACCAGCGGCGCGACCACCGCTCCGGCTATTCAAGAACTACTCGACTCCATCTTCATGTCCTTGGTCATGCAGGCGGAGCGCGACATCCGCGCCCGCCTCTCCGACCGCATCTCCGAAGCCGCCTGGGGCCCCGCCGCGCTGGTGCGCATGCTGGCCGAGGACGAGATCGACATCGCCCGCCCGATCATCGCCGCCAGCCCGGTCCTCAAGGACCAGGATCTGCTGCGGCTGCTGGTCGAGGCCACGATCGAGCATCAGATCGAAGTCGCCCGCCGTCCCAAGATCGGCAGCGAAGTGGTCGAAGCCATCCTCAACAAGGGGGAGCCCCTGGTCCTCGCGGCCTTGGCCGGCAATGACAGCGCCGACCTCAGCGACGCCGCCATGGACCGACTGGTGGACTTCGCCAAGCGTGTGGCCGGCGTCCGCTCGCCTCTCGCACGCCACCCCAGCCTGTCGGCCGAGCTGGCCGAGCGTCTCTATCAGTGGGTGGGCCAATCCCTCCGCGCGGCCCTGGCCGCCCGCTTCCGCCTGGACCCCGCCAAGCTGGACGAAGCCATCGCGCGCTCGATCCAGGACGCCCACACCGGCTCCTCCACCACCCTGCCCCTCCGCGAGGACGACAGGGACATCATGGACCGCATCCTGATCGAGAAGCTGCACGCGGCGGGTCAGCTGCGCCCCGGCTATCTGGTCCGCACGCTCAAGGAAGGCCAGCTGGAGCTGTTCGTCCTGGCCCTCGCCGTCCTGGGCGGCTTCGAACCCGACCACATCCAGCGCTCCATCGACGGCGAGCGTCCGGAACTCCTGGCCCTGGCCTGCGCGGCCGTGGGCATCGACCGCAGCGTCTTCCCGACCGTGCTGGACCTCGTGCGTCGCCTGAACGGCGGGCGCCCAGGCGGCGGGGCGGAGGGCGCGCGTCGCGCCATCGGCGCCTTTGGTCCCTTCCACGCCGAGATCGCGGGCGTCGCCTTCCGCAAGGCCGCCGCACGCGCGTGA
- a CDS encoding NAD kinase has product MYSPQPVVTRLAFTASDRPEAQEAMERLAKRYGAVSEEEAQIIVALGGDGFMLETLHRHIEQPKPIYGMNRGSVGFLMNEYSEDALIERINAAERTIIHPLSMVAIDTKRRQHRALAINEVSMLRQTRQTAKLRISIDGKMRMSELVCDGALVATPAGSTAYNLSAHGPIIPIESDALALTPISAFRPRRWRGALLSHTARVTFEVMEADKRPVSAVADNFEVRDVVEVHVSEDRSVSLCMMFDAGRSLAERVLAEQFSA; this is encoded by the coding sequence ATGTACAGTCCGCAGCCCGTCGTCACGCGCCTTGCCTTCACGGCCAGCGATCGCCCTGAAGCGCAGGAGGCCATGGAGCGCCTGGCCAAGCGCTATGGCGCCGTGTCCGAGGAAGAAGCCCAGATCATCGTCGCCCTGGGCGGCGACGGCTTCATGCTGGAAACCTTGCACCGCCACATCGAGCAGCCAAAGCCGATCTACGGCATGAACCGCGGCTCGGTCGGCTTCCTGATGAACGAGTATAGCGAGGATGCGCTGATCGAGCGGATCAACGCCGCCGAACGGACCATCATCCACCCGCTGAGCATGGTCGCCATCGACACCAAGCGCCGCCAGCACCGCGCTCTGGCCATCAACGAAGTCTCCATGCTTCGCCAGACCCGCCAGACCGCCAAGTTGCGCATCTCCATCGACGGCAAGATGCGCATGAGCGAGTTGGTCTGCGACGGCGCGCTTGTGGCCACGCCGGCCGGCTCGACCGCCTACAACCTGTCTGCCCACGGTCCGATCATTCCCATCGAGTCCGACGCCCTGGCCCTCACCCCGATCAGCGCCTTCCGCCCTCGCCGCTGGCGCGGCGCCCTGCTGTCCCACACCGCACGGGTCACTTTTGAGGTGATGGAAGCGGACAAGCGTCCGGTCAGCGCCGTCGCCGACAACTTCGAAGTCCGCGACGTCGTCGAGGTTCACGTCTCCGAGGATCGCTCGGTGAGCCTGTGCATGATGTTCGACGCGGGCCGCAGCCTGGCCGAGCGCGTTCTGGCCGAACAATTCTCGGCGTAA
- a CDS encoding Hpt domain-containing protein yields MGQTQAKAEIIQVPNLLRAKVGGGNIDKSAIAKAEAALQALSSNFGQWLQDEIDKLEVARKKIDADGMSTETIDGLYLRAHDLKGLGSTYEYPLITRLAGSLCRLIDEPEKRMKAPLRLIDAHILAIKAAVRDGIKVDTHPLGKALASELESQVTQALA; encoded by the coding sequence GTGGGCCAGACTCAAGCCAAAGCCGAGATTATCCAGGTCCCGAACCTGCTGCGCGCCAAGGTGGGCGGCGGAAATATCGATAAATCGGCCATCGCCAAGGCCGAGGCCGCCTTGCAGGCTTTGTCGAGCAACTTCGGCCAGTGGCTGCAGGACGAGATCGACAAGCTGGAAGTCGCCCGCAAAAAGATCGACGCCGACGGCATGTCGACCGAAACCATCGATGGCCTCTACCTGCGCGCCCATGACCTCAAGGGCCTGGGCTCGACCTACGAATATCCGCTGATCACCCGGCTGGCCGGCTCGCTATGCCGCCTGATCGACGAGCCGGAGAAGCGCATGAAGGCGCCGCTCCGCCTGATCGACGCCCACATCCTGGCCATCAAGGCCGCCGTGCGCGACGGCATCAAGGTGGACACCCACCCCCTCGGCAAGGCCCTGGCCAGCGAACTGGAAAGCCAGGTCACCCAAGCTCTGGCCTAA
- a CDS encoding sigma factor: MLRSLDGDAGAYRQLLGAMSEQLRRYFALRLAGGPEIIDGLVLDALSAAHRRKSTYRRRDPFTPWMYAIARYKLIQYRRRTAACLPAEDYASFTAEAAKVA, encoded by the coding sequence ATGCTGCGTAGCCTCGACGGCGACGCTGGGGCCTACCGTCAACTGCTGGGCGCCATGTCGGAACAGCTGCGAAGGTATTTCGCCCTTCGGCTGGCAGGGGGGCCTGAGATTATCGATGGCCTTGTACTCGACGCTCTTTCGGCGGCGCATAGGCGCAAGAGCACCTATCGGCGCCGAGACCCGTTCACCCCTTGGATGTACGCCATCGCGCGGTACAAGCTGATCCAATATCGGCGGCGAACGGCCGCTTGTCTTCCCGCCGAGGACTACGCCAGCTTCACGGCCGAAGCGGCGAAGGTGGCATGA
- a CDS encoding helix-turn-helix domain-containing protein, with protein sequence MAIKRPKGGEAEGGAPKKGDASRLARKAAGRWLSAQREAAGLTQAEIAERVGLRYYTFVSQVEGGYGRVPSEHFESWAKALGHDPQAFAKMLLSFYDPDVFRLLFPGEARSASAG encoded by the coding sequence ATGGCGATCAAGCGACCCAAGGGCGGAGAAGCCGAAGGCGGAGCCCCGAAGAAGGGCGATGCTTCACGTCTGGCGCGCAAGGCGGCCGGCCGTTGGCTGAGCGCCCAGCGCGAGGCGGCGGGCCTGACCCAGGCAGAGATCGCCGAGCGAGTGGGCCTGCGCTACTACACCTTCGTCTCGCAGGTTGAGGGCGGCTATGGCCGCGTGCCCTCCGAGCATTTCGAAAGCTGGGCCAAGGCCTTGGGGCACGACCCGCAGGCTTTCGCCAAGATGCTGCTGTCCTTCTACGATCCTGACGTTTTCCGCCTGCTGTTTCCGGGCGAAGCGCGCTCGGCGTCCGCCGGCTAG
- a CDS encoding DUF2336 domain-containing protein encodes MSTTRGALTDADIRMLVKGATPDERAVAAHKICRSIENADLNDEDRKRAQEILRVMAADAAELVRRALAVTLRASPLVPRDVANKLARDVDTIAIPILMESPSFTDADLAEIVRLGDTARQTAVARRPTLTPKVTDALAEHAGGDAVRTAIANDNAQFSESGLGKVLKRFEAAESILTAVAYRRVLPLSVTERLVEMVSEGVRAHLLAAHPLPAGALDDLIDQTKERAVVDLVDQAGQAADLKDFVRHLNLSGRLTPSLLLRGLAHGHMSFFEWGMAELAGVPHHRTWLMIHDAGPLGLRAIYERAALPARLYGAFRAGVDAYHSLEIDGDLRDQEHFQRRMLERFLTQPQTPGREDADYLLGKLDRLRSKAKGKSKATVGAA; translated from the coding sequence ATGTCGACGACGCGGGGGGCGCTGACCGACGCTGATATTCGCATGTTGGTCAAAGGCGCGACGCCGGACGAGCGCGCCGTGGCGGCCCACAAAATCTGCCGCAGCATCGAAAACGCCGACCTGAACGACGAGGACCGCAAGCGGGCTCAGGAGATTCTACGCGTCATGGCCGCCGACGCGGCTGAGCTGGTCCGCCGCGCCCTGGCGGTGACCCTGCGGGCTTCGCCCCTGGTGCCGCGCGACGTGGCGAACAAACTGGCCCGCGACGTCGACACCATCGCCATTCCGATCCTTATGGAGTCGCCGTCGTTCACGGATGCCGATCTGGCCGAGATCGTCCGGCTGGGCGACACGGCGCGTCAGACGGCCGTGGCCCGCCGCCCGACCCTGACACCCAAGGTCACCGACGCCCTGGCCGAGCACGCCGGCGGTGACGCCGTCCGCACCGCAATCGCCAACGACAACGCCCAGTTTTCCGAAAGCGGCCTGGGCAAGGTGCTGAAACGCTTCGAGGCGGCGGAATCGATCCTGACCGCCGTGGCCTATCGCCGTGTTCTGCCGCTGTCGGTCACCGAACGCCTGGTGGAGATGGTGAGCGAGGGCGTTCGCGCCCATCTGCTGGCGGCGCACCCGCTGCCAGCCGGCGCGCTGGACGATCTGATCGACCAGACCAAGGAGCGGGCGGTCGTCGACCTGGTGGACCAGGCGGGGCAGGCGGCCGACCTGAAGGACTTCGTTCGCCACCTGAACCTCAGCGGGCGGCTGACGCCGTCCCTGCTGCTGCGGGGACTGGCGCACGGCCACATGAGCTTCTTCGAGTGGGGCATGGCGGAACTGGCGGGCGTGCCGCACCATCGCACCTGGCTGATGATCCACGATGCCGGGCCACTAGGCCTGCGGGCGATCTACGAGCGCGCGGCTTTGCCAGCGCGGCTGTACGGAGCGTTTCGGGCGGGCGTGGACGCCTATCATTCGCTGGAGATCGACGGCGACCTGCGCGACCAGGAGCATTTCCAGCGCCGCATGCTGGAGCGGTTTCTGACCCAGCCGCAAACTCCGGGACGTGAAGACGCCGACTACCTGCTCGGCAAGCTGGATCGCCTGCGCAGCAAGGCCAAGGGCAAGTCCAAGGCGACCGTCGGCGCGGCGTAG
- a CDS encoding ATP-binding protein codes for MRRDTLRPALTAFAVFVPLLALAAGFSHNVGWMALSLALYTAGCGCFYALMKSLQRERSSPASRSLRHLVATGVWAFAALQVVLFSRDAGPVREALALIAMSSGVCAMFFAAPSRTALILAALALLAGPVTLWLAPQGAFAAALSGGMSLLAVAMAVVTNHMLRSQFLRAAERERLLDERAGALADFRSLAQAKSDIVAALSHEIRNGLTGVTHVLAGAVGGEGQPTPTREQFSAALEAARDLIGVLNATLDSETAGQGLLAVEQGRFDPTRLVHDLVLLERAHASAKGLELNLHIAPELEVRGSGAVTADPLRTRQILANLISNAIKYTSRGRIEVRLERPRPDCVTFAIADTGPGLSPDELVYAFEAFRRVERTGAGVPGAGLGLSLSRQLAQLMGGRLSAQSALGVGSCFTVELPYDPNAAIAGEPESEQPATNVRGLRVLVAEDDGLNAAMMRAILEQLGHQVVHAQNGRRALELAEICDFDLMMLDGRMPYLDGPQTAAAVRRLPGARGATPIIAVTGGDDDETQACLSAGADAAVRKPVTVAGIARAVSEVTQPRKPAEEERAAS; via the coding sequence ATGCGTCGCGACACCCTGCGTCCAGCGCTGACGGCTTTCGCGGTCTTCGTACCGCTGCTCGCCTTAGCGGCCGGTTTCTCCCACAACGTGGGCTGGATGGCCCTGAGCCTGGCGCTCTACACCGCCGGATGTGGGTGCTTCTACGCCCTGATGAAATCCTTGCAGCGCGAGCGCAGCTCGCCCGCCAGCCGCTCGCTGCGGCATCTGGTCGCCACCGGCGTCTGGGCCTTCGCGGCCTTGCAGGTGGTGCTGTTCTCCCGCGACGCCGGTCCAGTCCGCGAGGCCCTCGCCCTGATCGCCATGAGCTCCGGCGTCTGCGCGATGTTCTTCGCCGCGCCCAGCCGCACCGCCCTGATCCTGGCCGCCCTCGCCCTGCTGGCGGGACCGGTCACCTTGTGGCTCGCCCCCCAGGGCGCCTTCGCGGCCGCCTTGTCCGGCGGCATGTCTCTGCTGGCCGTGGCCATGGCCGTCGTCACCAACCACATGCTGCGCAGCCAGTTCCTGCGCGCCGCCGAGCGTGAACGTCTTCTGGACGAACGCGCCGGGGCCCTCGCCGACTTCCGCTCCCTGGCCCAGGCCAAGTCCGACATCGTCGCCGCCCTCTCGCACGAGATCCGCAACGGCCTGACGGGTGTGACGCACGTCCTGGCCGGCGCTGTAGGCGGTGAAGGTCAGCCCACGCCGACGCGCGAGCAGTTTTCCGCCGCACTCGAAGCCGCCCGTGACCTGATCGGCGTCCTCAACGCCACCCTCGATTCCGAGACAGCGGGCCAGGGCCTGCTTGCGGTGGAACAGGGGCGCTTCGACCCCACCCGCCTGGTGCATGACCTCGTGCTGCTGGAGCGCGCGCATGCCTCGGCCAAGGGCCTGGAGCTCAATCTCCACATCGCGCCGGAGCTGGAGGTCCGCGGTTCCGGGGCCGTCACGGCCGACCCCCTGCGCACCCGCCAGATACTGGCGAACCTGATCAGCAACGCCATCAAGTACACCTCGCGCGGTCGGATCGAGGTGCGGCTGGAGCGTCCCCGCCCCGACTGCGTGACCTTCGCCATCGCCGACACCGGCCCGGGCCTGTCGCCCGACGAGCTGGTCTATGCGTTCGAGGCCTTCCGCCGGGTAGAGCGCACGGGCGCCGGCGTGCCCGGCGCGGGTCTTGGCCTGTCCTTGTCGCGCCAGCTGGCCCAGTTGATGGGCGGCCGCCTGTCGGCCCAGAGCGCCCTGGGCGTAGGCTCCTGCTTCACGGTCGAACTGCCCTACGATCCCAACGCCGCCATCGCCGGCGAGCCCGAAAGCGAGCAGCCTGCGACGAACGTCCGCGGCCTGCGCGTGCTGGTCGCCGAGGACGACGGCCTGAACGCCGCCATGATGCGCGCCATCCTCGAACAGCTGGGCCACCAGGTGGTCCACGCCCAGAATGGCCGCCGCGCCCTGGAGCTGGCCGAGATCTGCGACTTCGACCTGATGATGCTGGACGGGCGCATGCCCTATCTGGACGGCCCGCAGACCGCCGCCGCCGTCCGCCGCCTGCCCGGCGCCCGCGGCGCCACGCCGATCATCGCCGTCACTGGCGGAGATGACGATGAAACCCAGGCCTGCCTCAGCGCCGGGGCCGACGCCGCCGTTCGCAAGCCCGTCACCGTGGCCGGCATCGCCCGCGCCGTGTCGGAAGTCACCCAGCCGCGCAAGCCGGCCGAGGAAGAACGCGCCGCCAGCTAA
- a CDS encoding sulfate/molybdate ABC transporter ATP-binding protein, whose translation MTISIRSVDKRFGRYPALNDVSLEIADGELLALLGPSGSGKTTLLRTIAGLEFPDAGQILFGEEDVSYASAAKRRVGFVFQQYALFKHMTVARNVAFGLDVRKGKDKPPKAEIARRVDELLKLVELDGLGGRYPSQLSGGQRQRVALSRALAVSPSVLLLDEPFGALDATVRKSLRKELRRIHDATGVTTIFVTHDQEEAMDLADRVAILSAGAIEQVGTPDEVHDHPASAFVCGFVGDANRIEGAVQGGLFTGGGLTLPANGIADGPASGFVRPYDLALGGKGGFAVTLQRVSIQGAVAHLDVVTSAGAPIEAVVARGEASGLSIGQSLTLAATKAHVFPA comes from the coding sequence ATGACCATCTCGATCCGCTCCGTCGACAAGCGCTTCGGCCGATACCCGGCGCTGAACGACGTCAGCCTTGAGATCGCCGACGGCGAACTGCTGGCTCTGCTGGGGCCGTCAGGCTCGGGCAAGACGACGCTGCTGCGGACCATCGCTGGCCTGGAGTTTCCGGACGCCGGCCAGATCCTGTTTGGCGAGGAGGACGTGAGCTACGCCAGCGCGGCCAAGCGGCGGGTGGGCTTTGTCTTCCAGCAGTACGCGCTGTTCAAGCACATGACCGTGGCGCGCAACGTCGCCTTCGGCCTGGATGTGCGCAAGGGCAAGGACAAACCGCCCAAGGCGGAGATCGCCCGGCGGGTGGACGAGCTGTTGAAGCTGGTGGAGCTGGACGGGCTGGGCGGACGCTATCCGTCGCAGCTTTCGGGCGGCCAGCGCCAGCGCGTGGCCCTGTCGCGGGCCCTGGCGGTGTCGCCGAGCGTGCTGCTGCTGGACGAGCCGTTCGGGGCGCTGGACGCCACGGTGCGCAAGTCGCTGCGCAAGGAGCTTCGGCGCATCCATGACGCGACGGGCGTGACCACCATCTTCGTCACCCACGACCAGGAAGAGGCCATGGACCTGGCTGACCGGGTCGCGATCCTGAGCGCGGGCGCCATCGAGCAGGTAGGCACGCCGGACGAGGTGCATGACCATCCGGCCTCGGCCTTCGTCTGCGGCTTCGTGGGCGACGCCAACCGGATCGAGGGCGCGGTCCAGGGCGGGCTCTTCACGGGTGGCGGGCTCACCCTGCCTGCCAACGGGATCGCCGACGGCCCGGCCAGCGGCTTCGTTAGGCCCTACGATCTGGCGCTGGGCGGCAAGGGCGGGTTCGCGGTGACGCTGCAGCGGGTGTCGATTCAGGGCGCGGTGGCGCACCTGGATGTTGTCACGTCGGCCGGCGCGCCCATCGAGGCGGTGGTGGCGCGGGGCGAGGCGTCGGGTCTGTCGATCGGGCAGTCGCTGACGCTGGCGGCGACCAAGGCGCACGTCTTTCCGGCTTAG
- the cysW gene encoding sulfate ABC transporter permease subunit CysW: MSRARHPTEDPFWAKALITTVVLAFLALVLLLPLAAVFAEAFRRGSGAVLEAISNPDAIAAIKLTLITAAIAVPFNAVFGLCASWAVAKHEFWGKSFLITLIDLPFSVSPVVAGLIYVLVFGMQGWFGEALIDHDIKIIFAMPGIILATVFVTFPFVARELIPLMQEQGTSEEEAAISMGASGLYTFWRVTAPNVRWGLLYGVLLCNARAMGEFGAVSVVSGHIRGLTNTMPLHVEILYNEYDFVGAFSVAALLCLLAVATLVLKGLLEIAQPAVRGRGH; this comes from the coding sequence ATGAGCCGCGCGCGTCACCCGACCGAAGATCCGTTCTGGGCCAAGGCGTTGATCACCACGGTCGTCCTGGCGTTCCTGGCGTTGGTGCTGCTGCTGCCGCTGGCGGCGGTGTTCGCCGAAGCGTTCCGGCGGGGCTCCGGGGCGGTTTTGGAGGCCATCTCCAATCCCGACGCCATCGCGGCGATCAAGCTGACCCTGATCACGGCCGCCATCGCGGTGCCGTTCAACGCGGTGTTCGGACTTTGCGCTTCATGGGCGGTGGCCAAGCACGAGTTCTGGGGCAAGAGCTTCCTGATCACCCTGATCGACCTGCCATTCAGCGTGTCGCCCGTGGTGGCGGGCCTGATCTACGTGCTGGTGTTCGGCATGCAGGGCTGGTTCGGCGAGGCGCTGATCGACCACGACATCAAGATCATCTTCGCCATGCCGGGGATCATCCTGGCCACGGTGTTCGTCACCTTCCCCTTCGTGGCGCGCGAACTGATCCCGCTGATGCAGGAGCAGGGGACGAGCGAAGAGGAGGCGGCCATTTCTATGGGCGCGTCGGGGCTTTACACCTTCTGGCGGGTGACGGCGCCGAACGTGCGCTGGGGGCTGCTGTACGGCGTGCTGCTGTGCAACGCCCGCGCCATGGGTGAGTTCGGGGCGGTGTCGGTGGTCAGCGGGCACATCCGCGGCCTGACCAACACCATGCCTCTGCATGTCGAAATCCTGTACAACGAGTACGACTTCGTCGGCGCCTTCAGCGTCGCGGCCCTGCTTTGCCTGCTGGCCGTGGCGACCCTGGTGCTGAAGGGACTGCTCGAGATCGCCCAGCCCGCCGTGCGCGGCCGCGGCCACTGA
- the cysT gene encoding sulfate ABC transporter permease subunit CysT, translating into MTSTTPAITARRRPLFRRKSAIPGFGLTMGVTLSVLSLVVLIPLSAVAIKAAELSPSEFLAAAFSERAIAAYRLTFGAAFAAAVINGVFGVLTAWALVRYEFPGKAVVNAMVDLPFALPTAVAGIALATLYSPNGWVGQYLEPLGIKAAYNPVGVVIALTFIGLPFVVRTIEPVLRDLAADVEEAAASLGADRLQTVARVVLPALAPAWLTGFALAFARAVGEYGSVIFIAGNMPYKSEIAPLLIIIQLEQYEYAAAAAIALVMLTASFAMLFVINAIQAWARRIEG; encoded by the coding sequence ATGACCAGCACCACGCCCGCCATCACGGCTCGACGACGCCCGCTCTTTCGGCGCAAGTCGGCCATTCCGGGCTTTGGCCTGACGATGGGCGTGACCCTGTCGGTGCTGTCGCTAGTGGTGCTGATTCCGCTGTCGGCCGTGGCGATCAAGGCGGCGGAGCTGTCGCCGTCGGAGTTCTTGGCCGCCGCCTTTTCAGAGCGTGCCATCGCGGCCTATCGCCTGACCTTCGGCGCGGCGTTCGCGGCTGCGGTGATCAACGGGGTGTTTGGGGTTCTGACCGCCTGGGCGCTGGTGCGCTACGAGTTTCCGGGCAAGGCGGTGGTCAACGCCATGGTCGATCTGCCGTTCGCCCTGCCGACGGCGGTCGCCGGCATCGCCCTGGCCACCCTGTATTCGCCCAACGGGTGGGTCGGGCAGTACCTTGAGCCCTTGGGGATCAAGGCGGCCTACAATCCGGTCGGCGTGGTCATCGCCCTGACCTTCATCGGGTTGCCGTTCGTGGTGCGGACCATCGAGCCGGTGCTGCGGGATCTTGCCGCCGACGTGGAGGAGGCCGCCGCCAGCCTGGGGGCGGATCGGCTTCAGACCGTGGCGCGAGTGGTGCTGCCGGCCCTGGCGCCCGCTTGGCTGACCGGCTTCGCCCTGGCCTTCGCGCGAGCGGTGGGGGAGTACGGCTCGGTGATCTTCATCGCCGGCAACATGCCCTACAAATCCGAGATCGCGCCGCTGCTGATCATCATCCAGCTAGAGCAATACGAGTACGCAGCGGCGGCGGCGATCGCGCTGGTCATGCTGACAGCGTCCTTCGCCATGCTGTTCGTCATCAACGCCATTCAGGCCTGGGCGCGGAGGATCGAGGGATGA